The segment CGATAAATAATGCTATTCTAGGTATGTCCTTTTCATTATGGTTTTTTCTAAATTTATTAAATACTAATACTATCAGGATTATACTAATTATTGCATAGATAATTAATTGATATTCTGGACTGATTAATCCACCGGTAATGTTGGATTTACCAATCAATCCATCAGGGATGTGCATATTTATACCTCCGATGCCTATTATATTCTTTTATTTAAAATATATTCACCTATTTATTTAATATATCTCAAGTTATATATAAGCTAATACCCTATAGAGGTATAAGGTAGCTTAAAATTAAATTATAAACGCTAAATTAACTTTAAATGAAAAAGTACTCATATGTTAATATGAAATATTATTCCAACATATAAAGATATTATTTATATACTACAATGCAAATAATAGATATAGTGAAAAAGATGAAAAAGTTAACATACTTCTATTATAATGAATTTATAAATTATTTGAATCGGAACAAGATATTTTATTTGATATCAGTACTCTTATTTGTCCTATCGATGGCTGTAGGTTATAGTTTGGTATCGGTTGAGGATATAGAAAGTATCAATGACCAGACTTTTACTCCAATAGAAGACTGGGATAAACCAACACAATTCGTAGACCTGTTTAAGCATAACTTTATCATAGACTTGGGATGTATAATAGGCGGATTGACATTTTCCATATATTCAGCAATTGTAAATTTAATCAATGGAATGATGGTGGGTTATGTTCTGCGATTAGCACCAACAGGGATATTCATGCTGGGAATAGTACCTCATGGTATATTTGAGATACCCTCCAGTATAGTTGCATTTGTAGGAAGCCTCTCTGTAACAAAAATTGAAATAAACCTAATTAAAGGCGTACTTCAAAACGGAAAGACATTTAAAGGTGAGTTATTCAACTCAAGGGACTTATTTAAGGATGTTCTGATATCCCTTTTACTGGTGATGATACTATTGCTAATAGCCGGATTTATAGAGGCATTCATCACACCTGACTTACTTAACTGGTATATAGGATAATCCCCATAAACCAACTTTTTTTTTTAATTAAAATATTTATTGATAGTTTTACAAAACTATAATCATGAATCAGACAAATCAATTACTAAATAAAATTAAAGATAACGAAATCAAAAATGAAAAATTGGATGAAAGTATCTCCTTTGATGATGAAGAAGAAACTAATGAAGAGTTAAATAATTTAACAGAAGATAACCTTGCTGAATACCTGAAAAATGTTGAATGTGATGCCCACTCCAAAGAACTCTTAGACAGGTATCTTAAAAATAAGGAAAAATAAGATCATTATTAAAATCAATACAATATGGCATTTAATATGGATAAATATTCCGGTACTTTACCATTATCGTCGATCCATTTTACTTCAGTATCGAATATTTCCCGTGTTATTTTAACAACCAATCCGCCTATTGATTCAACACTATTTCTTCTCAAATCGGGAAATAAACATTTTTCATTTCTTATTTTTGAACATTTTCTGCAAAGGTTACAATAACCAGATGATAGATAAACGCCATTCTTATTTTTTTCAAGCATTTTAAGTTCTTCTGTAAGTTTATTTTTCTCTTTAAATAATGTATCATGTAGAAATTTATTCAACTGGGTGCTATCAAGCCTTTGATTTGTAATACTGTCATCAAATAATAATCTTACATAGATTAAATCTATCTTCTCATATGGCTTATAGAAACTGCTGATGTCACAATTAAAATCTGGACATGCCCAGTTTTTGTTATAGGATGGACACTTCTTACAGGCATTCAATGTCCTGTTAAAATCAACGTAATTATCCAGGTAATCATATATACTTAATGTTTTTTGATTTTTTGTTAGATGGTAACAATCATTAAAATTATAAACAGTCATAATAATCGGCCTTCTTTAAACCTATAATAGTATATGTCATTAATGATAATTAAATGGTGTCAATAAGCCTTAAATGAATGTTGTAAAGTATTTATTAAGAATTTTCTAAATAATTATTTATTAGTAAAATGAGTAGTAATCAAATAGTTTAATGTGAAAATTGATTAAATTAAAAAAAATATAAAAAAGGATTATAAAAATGATTTTTTAATCATAGAATTTACCTAAGAAAGATTTCATTCTTTCATTGTCTGAAGAAAATACTTCTTCTGGTGTTCCTTGTTCAATAATGTATCCATTATCCATAAATATGATGTTATCTGCAACATTACGTGCAAATGTCATCTCGTGGGTTACGATAACCATAGTCATATGTTCAGCTGCCAAATCCTTGATAACCTTTAAAATCTCCCCAGTTAATTCAGGATCCAACGCTGATGTAGGTTCATCAAAGAATAATATATCCGGATTCATTGCCAGTGCTCTTGCAATGGAAACCCTCTGCTGTTGTCCACCGGATAATTCACATGGATAGGCATCTTCCTTATCGGCCAAATCCATTTTTTTAAGTAATTCACGGGCTTCCTTGTAGACTTCCGTTTTTTCTCTTTTTTGAACCTTTAAAGGTGCATTTGTAATATTTTTCATCACAGAATGATGTGGGAACAAATTGAAATTCTGAAATACCAATCCGAAGGTACCGTCAAAATTTATTTCTCCACTATCAAATGTTTCAAGCTCTGTAATACATCTAAGAAGTGTGGATTTACCAGAACCTGACGGTCCAATGATACATAAAACTTCACCCTTATTAACATCAAGAGAAATATCTTTCAAAACCTCGTTATCGCCGAAACTTTTCTTAAGATTCTTAATTTCCAATAAAGCCATGATATCTCTCCTAATCATAATAACTTAAACGTTTTTCGAAACGTTCCATAATAAATGCAACCAATACATTGAATACATAATAGAATACACCTGCAACTAATAATGCACTGATTGATGCATCAGCTGCTGCAATCTGTTTTGCAACCGTAAACATTTCCGGTATTGCTAATACGAATGATAATGATGTATCTTTAACAAGAGTAATTACTTCATTTGTAATTGAAGGTAATACAATTTTTATAACTTGAGGTAAAACTATTATAAAAAAAGTTTCAATCTTATTATATCCTAATACTTGAGCTGCTTCGTACTGTCCCTTAGGAATTGATTCAATTCCGCCTCTGAATATTTCGGCAAAGTATGCTGCATAGTTAATTGAAAATGCTATGATAACTGCTATCATCCTATATTCAGGTGATAGTGTCATTCCAAAAATATAGTAAGGTCCAAAGAATACTACGATTAACTGTAGCATTAAAGGTGTACCTCTCATGATTGAAATATATATTTTCATTAACCATTGAAGAGGCTTAAATTTACTCATTCTTCCTGCGGCAATAGCCAAACCTAGCGGAATAGAGAATAATAGGGTAAGTAAGAATATCTCTATGGAAGTAACCATTCCTTCACATAATTGGGATATAACTGTACTTAATATCATATATTATTCGCCTATTATTTTTTTTGAAGTTTATTCAGAAATTAATGATTCAGGAACTCCATAATCAGCATATTTTTCAGCTAATTTAGCGGTTGTTCCGTCTTTTTGCATTTCATCTAAAGTGGTCTGTACTTTGTCTTTCAATGCATCATTACCTAATTTGAAACCGATTCCATATTCTTCAGATGTAATCTGTTCATCTAAGATTTTGTATTGGTCAGCACCATGTTCTTTTACTTGGAATTTAGCAGTGTTATAGTCCATAGCTACTGCATCACAAGCTCCTGATTGTAAATCATTGAATGCTGTGTTATAATCTGCAATTTGTACTAAATCTGTGAAGGTATCAGCGATTGTTTTGTTGTCACCTTGAAGAGCACTTAATGCAGATGAATCTTTTTGAGTTTCAACATGTTTAGCTTTTAAATCTGCTAATTTGTTAATTCCGGAATCTGATTTTACTACAATGACTTGTTTGTTGTCAATGTAAGGTTTTGACCAGGTGTATTTGTCTTTTCTTTCATCAGTTATACTGAATCCGTTCCAAATACAGTCAATTGTTCCAGAACTTAATTCACTGTCCTTTGCATCCCAATCAATTGGTTGAGCTTTGAAAGTCCAGTTGTTTCTTTTACAAACTTCTTGAGCTAAATCTAAATCAAATCCTGTGTAGGATCCGTTGTCAGCTTTATATCCATAAGGAGGGAATTCTGCATCAAATCCAACGATTAATGTATTATCATCGTTAGCAGAATTTTCTGCACTTACCATTGAAACTGCTACAATTGCAAGTACTAAAACTCCTAATAAAATTCCTACTTTTTTAATCATAAAAACACCGAATTTTTATTTTTATTTTTTATGTTTTTTTTTATTTAATAATAGAATAAAGATTATTCTATAATATTATATTTATTTATCTGAATATTTATGTATTACATTATAGATAGTGATTAATTATTATAAATATCCTATGTCAAATCATTATAAATGATATTTGATGTAAAATATAACTATATTAATCAATCAAGATAAGCAATAAATTAAATAATTACTTTCAATATATCTAATAATAAAGACAAAAGGTTTAAATGATGAAAAAATTATTTATTTTTGATTTTGATGGTACATTATTCAATACAATAGAACAGTTGGTTTATAATATGAATCAGGCATTACATCTTCATGGTTATCCCGTATTGACACTGGATGAATATAAGCTGGCCGTTGGAGGAAATGTCAACCAGGTCATATCCAACGTATTGGGTTCAAATTCCAGTCCGGAAAATATTGAAAAGGTAAAGAAAACATATCTTGAAATAGTTGAAGATTATGAAGATACACTGACACAACCATTCGAGGACATTGAAGAGATATTAACATATCTACAGGAAAATAACATCCAATTGGCCATTAACTCCAACAGATATACATATTCCATTAAGTCATATGTGGATAAATTCCTGAATAATATTAATTTTATAGACATACAGGGACATGAACCACCGAATCCATCAAAACCCGATGCATATGGGCTAAATCAAATATTGCAAAAAAGCAGTATCAATAAAGAGGACGTGGTCTACGTGGGAGATTCACCAACCGATGTACAAACGGCAAAAAATGCCGGTATTGACTGTGTAATCGTTACATGGGGCTACGCTGATTATGACTTATTGGATGATGACTACATATTGAAAGTAATCTCCAAACCACACGAATTAAAGGAATTAATATAGAATCATAGTTGATAATATGGTAGACAATATAAAAGTAAGGGGTGCCAGGGTACATAACCTGAAAAGCATAGATGTGGATATTCCCCTTGGAAAAATAGTTTCAATAGCCGGAGTATCCGGTAGCGGTAAATCCTCACTGGCATTGGGTGTATTGTATGCCGAGGGCTCACGCAGATACCTGGAGGCACTCTCCACTTATACCCGACGACGGATAACACAACATTCAAAGGCCAAAGTTGATTCAATTGAACATGTACCTGCCAGTCTTGCACTCAACCAGCGACCCAGCATACCTGGTATAAGAAGTACCTTCGGTACCGGCAGTGAATTATTAAACTCCATACGACTGCTTTTTTCACGCTGCAGCAGACAAGTATGTCCCAATGGACATCACGTTAACGAATCCATTAATATAGCAAGGGAATTACCCATTAAATGTCCTGAATGTGGAGTGGAATTCTATGGATTGTCAGCCGAGGAGTATTCATTTAACAGTGACGGAGCCTGCTCAAAGTGTTCCGGTACAGGCATTATAAGGGATGTGGATATATCCACATTAGTACCTGATGAAAATTTGACACTAAAGCAGGGGGCAGTTAAGCCATGGACAATGTTTGGATTATCCTCCATGTACCTGGTAGCCAAAGAATTGGGTGTCAGGGTTGACGTAGCATTCAAGGATTTAACCGACAAGGAAAAGGAGATAATCTACCATGGGGACGCCGTAACAAAAAAGGTAATTATACCGACAAACGGCAAGGCATTTGATGTTAACTTCACCTATAGAAATGCCATAGAAGCCGTACGGATAGCACTTGACAAGGCACAATCAGAAAAGGGATTGACACGCATCAACAAATACCTAAAAACACAGGTATGTGATGAATGTCATGGTACAAGACTAAATAAAAGGGCCGATTCAACACTTTTAAATGGATTGACCCTCAGTCAGGTATGTAAGATGAGCCTGGATGAAGCCTTCAAATGGATTGATAATAGCATAAAGTCATTGCCGGATAATATCAAGAAGATGGCTTGTCCCATCTATGAGGAATTTACAGATAATGCCAATATCCTGCTGGAATTAGGATTGGGTTATCTGACCCTGGACAGGCCTAGTTCAACATTATCCACCGGAGAGTTACAAAGAGTTCAGCTGGCACGTACGGTTAGAAATCAGACCACCGGCATATTATATGTACTTGATGAGCCATCAATAGGACTGCATCCGGCAAACATTGACGGATTAATCAAATTGGTACATAGATTAAATGATGATGGAAATTCAGTAATCATCGTAGATCATGATACCAGAATACTTAAGATAGCAGATTATCTAATTGAAATCGGACCGGAATCCGGATATAATGGTGGTAATATAATATCCCAGGGACCGATTGATTCAGTTATCAAGGATGAAAACTCAATCATTGCTCCATATATAACAGGTGATGAAGAAATTATTATTCGAGACAAAACAGCTTCCGAAGAGATATTTGATGAAGGTACCATAAAATTATCAACTGATATGATACATACGGTCAAAGAATTGGACTTGAAAATTGCAAAATGTAGATTGAATGTTGTAACAGGTGTCAGTGGCAGCGGTAAAACAACACTAATACTTGAAAGCCTATATCCTGCTATATTAAATACCATAAACAATGAAAAACTTCCAAGCCATATAAAAAGCATAGATACAAGCGGCATCAATAAGATTTATCTGATAGACTCCGCACCTATAGGTAAGAATGTCAGAAGTACACTAGCCACATACAGCGGAGTTTTAAGTCATATTAGAAAACTATATTCACAACTGGACAAATCCATTGAAAAAGGATATACCCTGAAGGATTTCTCCTATAATACCGGTAGTTTAAGATGTCCCACATGTAACGGTACAGGTCAGATAAATCTTGACGTGCAGTTTTTACCTGATGTGGAGATAACATGTCCTGACTGTGAAGGTCTTAGATTTTCAGACAAAGCCGATGATATAATATATAATGACTATTCCATCAAGCAATTGATGGCACTGACTGTTGATGAAGCTATCGAAGTATTTGATGAGGAAAAGAAAATACTCAATAAGCTAGAGACATTATCTGATATGGGATTAGGATACTTAACATTAGGAGAAGCTACTCCTGCATTAAGTGGTGGTGAAGCACAAAGACTCAAACTGTCATCACAGATGAATAAAAAACAGGACTCCTCACTTTTTATATTTGACGAGCCAACCATCGGATTACATCCAAGGGATGTTAAGAAGTTAATATGCATATTTGATAAGCTCATTGAAAATAATGCCACAATAGTTGTGATTGAACATGACCTGGACTTAATAAGAAATGCCGATTATATCATTGATATGGGTCCTAAAGGTGGAGTTCTAGGTGGACGTATAGTAGCCGAAGGAACACTTGATGAGATAATAGCTAACAAAAACAGTATAACGGCCAAGTACTTGAAGTAATATTATTTATCTTTTTCTTTAGATTAAATATGCTGCAATCACAAATCATAATTAAAATCAGTCACATATACTTACATAACAATAATCAAAAAGAAGATTGACTATGAATATTATAAAAATACTCCGATAGCCATTAGTGGATTGATGCTGGCCTTGTTTTCTCTGGGTTCACATTTTAACAATTACATGAATAACAGCAATATAATACTGGGATCTATAGGTGTTATCATTCTATTTTTGCTTGTGTTAAAGATTATACTCTATTCACAAGATTTCTTGATGGAATTTGACAATATAATCGTAGCCAGTACTTCAGGTACATTCTCCATGGCATTGATGATGTTTAGCACATATATCCTACCATATAACAGCAGGATATCATTTATAATTTGGGCCGTGGCAGTTTTCCTGCATATATTGTTGATAATATACTTCACATACAGATACATTCTACATGATTACTCATTGGAAAATGTCTATCCAAGCTACTGGATAGTATATATAGGAATATCAATGGCCAGTATAACAGGCGGTGTCTATATGGGCAGTTATAATTATATCTTCTTTTTGTTTGGATTTATTATGATGTTTCCAACATTAATATTGGTAAGCTATAGATACATTAAAAAGACCGTAACAAATGATGCATTCAAACCACTGATTTGTATATATGCGGCAATACTTAGCATACTTATAGTAGCATATGTGAATTCATTTACTGAGGTGTCATACACCTTTCTGATTATCATATATACAATTGCATGTCTTTTTTACCTGCTGGCATTGTATAAGTTTATCCAATACAGACATATTGCATTCTATCCAAGCTATTCGGCCTATTCATTTCCATTTGTAATCAGCCTGGTTGCCACGTATAAAATGTACAATATATTTGATAATGTAATTTTAGGATATATACTCATAATAGAAACAGTTATAGCAATAATCTGTGTAGGCTACGTATTAATTGAATATATAGAAAACATTTACTTAAACAATTGTTTGAAAAAATAGAAATTAAAAATGGGGGTTGAGATTAAACTGTATTATAAAGACCAGTCAATCTCCTCTACACCATTTTCTTTTAGGAATTCATTGGCCAATTTAAAGTGATTGGAGCCTAAAAATCCACGTCTTGCCGAAAAGGGGCTGGGATGAGATGTGACAAGTACCAAATGATTAGGATTGTTTAACAGTTCCTTCTTTTTTTCTGCCTGTTTTCCCCATAACATGAATACTATCGGCTGATTTTGCTTATTTATTTTTGTTATCACATTATCAGTAAATCTTTGCCAGCCACACTTGCTATGACTGTTGGCATTAGCTTCCTCAACAGTCAATACCGTATTCAATAGAAATACTCCCTGTTTTGCCCATTTATCAAGACAACCACTACGTGGTATTTTATATCCATACTCCATGCGTATTTCCTTGAATATGTTACTTAATGATCTTGGTATTGGATTACCGTCGGGTGTTGAAAATGCCAGTCCATGTGCCTGATTTTTTTCATGATATGGATCCTGACCCAATATTACAACCTTAATGTCTGATAATGGTGTGTACTTGAATGCATTGAATATGTCCTCTTCGGGTGGATAAATTGTTTTATTGGCATATTCATTCTCTATAAAGACATCCATCTTCTGATAGTACAACTTTGTATATTCCTTCTGGAGAAAATCATCCCAGCTATTACCTACTTCTACATCCAACATTATCCTCAAACCTTAATTTAATTGTTTTAGCTATCTAAATTTCATTATCCAATATTTCACTTATTAATGTTCTTCCAAGCATATAAGCTTCTTTTAAATCCTTTGGAAATTGTTCGTCACGTGTCTTTCTTTTTTTCTCTTCATCAAACATATAATTTTCATATAACGAATAATCCTTAAATTGATACGTGTCATAGACCTTGAATGAATGTGTTTTACCAAATGAGTATTCTATGAATCTTTCTATTAGATTAAATACTGATTCGCCATATAATTTTTCGCCCATATCCTTATCGACATTCATTGTATAGATGCATGCTGTTGTTTTCTTTTCTGCCAGTGAATCTGCTCCATAAACGTATTTCGGAAATATCAGTCTTTCAAGAAAACTTCTCATCTGACCGGTCACGTTACCGAAATAGATTGGACTTGCCATTATAATTGCATCAGATGCCCATAGTTTTGGAAGAAGTTCCAGTAGATCATCCTTTATTGGACATTGACCATAGAATTTTCCATCAATCTTTTTACAATGGAAACAGGATTTACATCCCTTATAGTCAAGGTCATATAAATCTATAATTTCAATGTTTATTTCATCATCATATTGTCTATCTTCCAGTTGGTCATATGCTCCCTCCACCAGAGCATCCAACACTTTTGACGTATTATACTTTTTTCTAGGACTGCCATTTATCACATAAAAATCCATATTCAATCACCTTTTATAAGTATATTTTTCTATGAATATCCTATTATAGTTATTTAAACTACGATTTTATTATTGTGGGTAAAATAATTATAAGTAGAAATCGTTTAGAATAAATAAATTGGAGCACTACTAATTATGTCATATCTACGTTTTATTAAAAATGTTATAATAATAGTTTAAGATAGGTGATAATTGATTAAAATGATTTAAATAGTTAAATAAATATATGTGTGATTATATAATAAATATTGTTAATATTTAATTAGCAATAATATAGTTATTTGAATTAAATTAATAACTGAGGTGTGTAAATGAATAAAAACATCATTTTATTATTAATGTTATTCATCATTTCCATAGGAGTAACCGCTGTATCTGCAGGTGAGGATATCTCTGATGCAAGTACTTTAACAAGTGACATTGATGATTATGACACTATAAATACATATGATGATTATGAAGAAATGGACGACAACGATGACATTGACAATTACGATGACTATGATGATTCTGAAGATGAAAACTTGGATGATATGGATGATTCTGAGGATTATGATGATTCTGAAGATGATTACATAGATGATATGGACGATTACGAAGACTATGAGGAAATGGATGATTCTGAGGATTATGATGATTCTGAAGATGATTACATAGATGATATGGACGATTACGAAGACTATGAGGAAATGGATGATTACGAAGATTATGATGATTCTGAAGATGATTACATAGATGATATGGATGATTCTGAGGACTATGATGATTCTGAAGATGATTACATAGATGATATGGATGATTCTGAAGACTATGAGGACATGGATGATTCTGAGGATTATGATGATTCTGAAGATGAAAACTTGGATGATATGGATGATTCTGAGGACTATGATGATTCTGAAGATGATTACATAGAGGATATGGACGATTACGAAGACTACGATGATTCTGAAGATGATTACATAGATGATATGGATGGTTCTGAAGACTATGGTGACATGGATGATTCTGAGGACTATGATGATTCTGAAGATGATTATATAGATGATATGGATGAATATGATGACAGTGAAAACCAGCAAACATATTATGAAGCTATAGAATTAGATTATAATGCTACTAATCTAGGTGGTAATTACAGTATTGCTTCAAAAAATTATACGCAATACTACTCTAAAGATATAGCTACCAGTAGTTATATGCCTATGCTAAAAGTTTACTCTAATAATGTAGCTACCCCTAACATTGCATCTATATCAAATAACGTTCCATCTCCTACTGAAAATATAGTTCCTGAGGTATATTCAACTGGTGTAATAATCAATAAAACAGATAATGTAAAAATAGTTAATTCAACAAGTAAATCCAAATCAACTAAAAACACGACAACAAAAAACAATAAGAAAAGTTCAGATAAAAAACCTGTTAAAATAAAATTAACAACAAAAAAGGCTAAGAATAATCCTATTGTAAAAACTACTCAGAAAAATGGTATCATTAAAAGTACTCAAAAAAATAGTATCATAAAGCAATATAATCCATATCTATATGAGTTATGGTTAAAACTATTAAATGAGGGTAATATCACCAATATAACATACTCAGATTTTATCAAACTCTTAAAAGAAAATGGAATAAACATTAATGCAAAAACATTTGATGTTGAAAAAATCATAGAAATATGCGATAAAAAATTAGAAGATAGTAAAAATAAAACTATCTGATTAATGGAATATAGTTAATAAGTTAACTATATTCACCCTATTTTTTTTTAAAAATTATAAGTGTTGGTTAAGCAATGTGAAAAAGTCCACAGTTTTATCTGAATTAACCCGGTTTAATGTATGATAACATGATGGACAGTATGTTATTACCTTATTTCCACTCAATGTCTTAAGCGATACCTTCTTAGCTAATTCTTTATCACCGGTATTAATTCCCACGCCAAATCCACAACATGAATTTGCCCTTTCAAGGGGTACATTTTTTATAATCTTTCTTGCCTGTGATGCCCTTTCGAGTGCATGACATGGATCATGAATTATATATCCGCTACCATCTACTTCCACATCATTAAATAGGTCCATTGCAAATATTATTTCAATATCAAAGTCAGGATGTGTGGAATAATAATCCCTGAAGGATTCATAGCAGCCAGGACATATTGTTATTATTTTCTTGACACCATGCCTTTTGAATTTTTTAATGTTATCCTCAACTACCTTATCGCCTTCCTTTTTAAGACCTAACAGGAAGAGCATAATACCACAGCAGGATTCATCACTTAGGATTGAAAAATCAACGTCAATCTTCTTTAATGATTCGCTTACTGACTCGATTAATTCATTTTCTCGAAACCTGCTTGTACAACCACGATGAAGTATAACTTCATGTATCTTACCATCATCAACAAGTTCAACTTCTTCACCATAGGAGTTATTCTTAACCATTATATTGTTCTTTATTCTTTCTTCATAGCTCATTTGTCAATCTCCCTTATCATATAAAAAACAGTTTTCCATATGGGAATTGATTATTCCTATTGCCTGTAAATATGAATATATTATGGTAGGACCTACAAATTTCATGCCCCTTTTCTTTAAATCCTTTGATATACTGTCACCCAGGGGGGATGTTGTTTTATCATTTTCATATATTATCTTCTCACCAGTAAATGTCATTAGATATTCATGAAAACTTCCATATTCTTCCTGGATTTTTTTATATATACGGGCGTTATTAATGGCGGCATGTATCTTTAATTTGTTTCTTATTATTCCCTTGTTATTTTTTAGTTCTTCTATCTTCTCATCATCATATTCACTTATCTTATCAAGATCAAATCCATCAAATGCCTTTCTGAAATTATCCCGTTTATTTAATATTGTCTCCCATGATAATCCTGCCTGGAATGATTCTAATATGAGCATTTCAAATAGGTAATCATCATCCAGGTTAAGTATCCCCCATTCTTCGTCATGATATTTAATATATAACTCATTTTCTGGGTTGCACCAGAAGCATCGATTCTTTCGGTCATCATATTTCATAGTATCAACATTTTCTATTATACAATAATTTATGTTTATCTTAATATTTAATGATGAAATATGCTTTGAATAGACTATGAATGATTTAAAAAAAAATTAGATAAAGGTGATGATTTCTTTATTTGATAATCCATTCTTTTATATTGTCCGGATTTTCATTTACCGTTAATCTTTTGGCATCAATCCAGTTGTTGTCTGGATATGCAGT is part of the Methanosphaera sp. BMS genome and harbors:
- a CDS encoding TDT family transporter; amino-acid sequence: MNNSNIILGSIGVIILFLLVLKIILYSQDFLMEFDNIIVASTSGTFSMALMMFSTYILPYNSRISFIIWAVAVFLHILLIIYFTYRYILHDYSLENVYPSYWIVYIGISMASITGGVYMGSYNYIFFLFGFIMMFPTLILVSYRYIKKTVTNDAFKPLICIYAAILSILIVAYVNSFTEVSYTFLIIIYTIACLFYLLALYKFIQYRHIAFYPSYSAYSFPFVISLVATYKMYNIFDNVILGYILIIETVIAIICVGYVLIEYIENIYLNNCLKK
- the ung gene encoding uracil-DNA glycosylase, encoding MLDVEVGNSWDDFLQKEYTKLYYQKMDVFIENEYANKTIYPPEEDIFNAFKYTPLSDIKVVILGQDPYHEKNQAHGLAFSTPDGNPIPRSLSNIFKEIRMEYGYKIPRSGCLDKWAKQGVFLLNTVLTVEEANANSHSKCGWQRFTDNVITKINKQNQPIVFMLWGKQAEKKKELLNNPNHLVLVTSHPSPFSARRGFLGSNHFKLANEFLKENGVEEIDWSL
- a CDS encoding flavodoxin family protein, which translates into the protein MDFYVINGSPRKKYNTSKVLDALVEGAYDQLEDRQYDDEINIEIIDLYDLDYKGCKSCFHCKKIDGKFYGQCPIKDDLLELLPKLWASDAIIMASPIYFGNVTGQMRSFLERLIFPKYVYGADSLAEKKTTACIYTMNVDKDMGEKLYGESVFNLIERFIEYSFGKTHSFKVYDTYQFKDYSLYENYMFDEEKKRKTRDEQFPKDLKEAYMLGRTLISEILDNEI
- a CDS encoding (Fe-S)-binding protein; the encoded protein is MSYEERIKNNIMVKNNSYGEEVELVDDGKIHEVILHRGCTSRFRENELIESVSESLKKIDVDFSILSDESCCGIMLFLLGLKKEGDKVVEDNIKKFKRHGVKKIITICPGCYESFRDYYSTHPDFDIEIIFAMDLFNDVEVDGSGYIIHDPCHALERASQARKIIKNVPLERANSCCGFGVGINTGDKELAKKVSLKTLSGNKVITYCPSCYHTLNRVNSDKTVDFFTLLNQHL
- a CDS encoding DNA-3-methyladenine glycosylase I, yielding MKYDDRKNRCFWCNPENELYIKYHDEEWGILNLDDDYLFEMLILESFQAGLSWETILNKRDNFRKAFDGFDLDKISEYDDEKIEELKNNKGIIRNKLKIHAAINNARIYKKIQEEYGSFHEYLMTFTGEKIIYENDKTTSPLGDSISKDLKKRGMKFVGPTIIYSYLQAIGIINSHMENCFLYDKGD